In a genomic window of Macaca nemestrina isolate mMacNem1 chromosome 18, mMacNem.hap1, whole genome shotgun sequence:
- the LOC112426907 gene encoding SAGA-associated factor 29-like: MGSSLPASAEPQALQLLKARPLHLPTSGPASSPAAKIAGLYNDSEPPRKTMRRGVLMTLLQQSAMTLPLWIGKPGDKPPLRCGAVPASGDYVARPGDKVAARVKAVDGDKQWILAKVVSYSHATNKHLLCRRLLPSPQCGPEVAGGFQGAQEKVTPPGGLDILHHPGAGQQRICWD, from the exons ATGGGGTCCTCACTCCCGGCTTCAGCTGAGCCCCAGGCCCTGCAACTCCTGAAGGCACGCCCCCTGCACCTGCCCACCTCAGGCCCCGCCTCCAGCCCAG CGGCCAAGATCGCAGGTCTCTACAATGACTCAGAGCCACCCCGGAAGACCATGCGCAGAGGGGTGCTGATGACCCTGCTGCAGCAGTCGGCCATGACCCTGCCCCTGTGGATCGGGAAGCCCGGTGACAA GCCCCCACTCCGCTGTGGGGCTGTCCCCGCCTCAGGGGACTACGTGGCCAGACCTGGAGACAAGGTGGCTGCCCGGGTGAAGGCTGTGGATGGAGACAAGCAGTGGATCCTGGCCAAGGTGGTCAGTTACAGCCATGCCACCAACAA ACACCTCCTATGCAGAAGGCTACTCCCCTCACCTCAGTGTGGCCCAGAGGTAGCTGGTGGCTTCCAAGGAGCCCAAGAAAAAGTTACACCGCCCGGTGGACTCGACATCCTCCACCATCCTGGGGCAGGACAGCAGAGGATATGCTGGGATTAA
- the LOC105482874 gene encoding sulfotransferase 1A3, whose amino-acid sequence MELIQDTSRPPLEYVKGVPLIKYFAEALGPLQSFQAQPDDLLISTYPKSGTTWVSQILDMIYQGGDLEKCNRAPIYIRVPFLEANDPGDPSGMEILKDTPAPRLIKSHLPLALLPQTLLDQKVKVVYVARNPKDVAVSYYHFHRMEKTHPEPGTWDSFLEKFMAGEVSYGSWYQHVQEWWELSHTHPVLYLFYEDMKENPKREIQKILEFVGRSLPEETVDLIVQHTSFREMKKNPMANYTTVPQEFMDHSISPFMRKGMTGDWKTTFTVAQNERFDEDYAEKMAGCSLSFRSEL is encoded by the exons ATGGAGCTGATCCAGGACACCTCTCGCCCGCCACTGGAGTACGTGAAGGGGGTTCCGCTCATCAAGTACTTTGCAGAGGCACTGGGACCCCTGCAGAGCTTCCAAGCCCAGCCTGATGACCTGCTCATCAGCACCTACCCGAAGTCCG gcACCACCTGGGTGAGCCAGATACTGGACATGATTTACCAGGGTGGCGACCTGGAGAAGTGTAACCGGGCTCCCATCTACATACGGGTGCCCTTCCTTGAGGCCAATGATCCAGGGGATCCCTCAG GGATGGAGATTCTGAAAGACACACCGGCCCCACGGCTCATCAAGTCACACCTGCCCCTGGCCCTGCTCCCCCAGACTCTGTTGGATCAGAAGGTCAAG GTGGTCTATGTTGCCCGAAACCCAAAGGATGTGGCGGTCTCCTACTACCATTTCCACCGTATGGAAAAGACACACCCTGAGCCTGGGACCTGGGACAGCTTCCTGGAGAAGTTCATGGCCGGAGAAG TGTCCTACGGGTCCTGGTACCAGCACGTGCAGGAGTGGTGGGAGCTGAGCCACACCCACCCTGTTCTCTACCTCTTCTATGAAGACATGAAGGAG AACCCCAAAAGGGAGATTCAGAAGATCCTGGAGTTTGTGGGGCGCTCCCTGCCAGAGGAGACTGTGGACCTCATAGTTCAACACACGTCATTCAGGGAGATGAAGAAGAACCCTATGGCCAACTACACCACCGTCCCCCAGGAGTTCATGGACCACAGCATCTCCCCCTTCATGAGGAAAG gCATGACTGGGGACTGGAAGACCACTTTCACCGTGGCGCAGAATGAGCGCTTCGATGAGGACTATGCGGAGAAGATGGCaggctgcagcctcagcttccgcTCTGAGCTGTGA